A section of the Gloeobacter violaceus PCC 7421 genome encodes:
- a CDS encoding CmpA/NrtA family ABC transporter substrate-binding protein yields MHRRTLIAGAAATIGPTLWLPKALAKGALEKPKLKVGFIALIDCAPLVIARERGFFERHGLDVELSKEESWASVREGLITGRLDASHALAGTPLAVQLGAEGKAPAPLITAMSLDLNGNAITFSKRLWQAGVRSGADLKKIIATGKVGRTLTGAMVSASSMYNYNLCYWLAHHDIHPYRDVRLITLTPAQLIANLEAGNIDFFCVTEPWNTRAHAEGAGFTVIADRDVWGGHPEKVLAVMEPWARTHPNTHLALVKALLEACRYCDEPAHRQEVLRTLSLRTYLAAQPFLLEPALSGRLDFGGFDGEGKATASLKDVPDFVVFFKRDADYLVGNDQATFPWKSHGLWILTQMARWGQIPAIPAGVDKLLDRVYRVDIYRQAAAELGIKAPAQDYKSENTFIDRRRFDPSNPVAYLDSFEIAARA; encoded by the coding sequence ATGCATAGACGAACATTGATCGCCGGGGCGGCAGCCACAATTGGACCGACCCTCTGGCTACCGAAAGCCTTAGCGAAGGGCGCACTAGAAAAACCAAAGCTCAAAGTCGGTTTTATCGCACTCATCGACTGCGCACCACTGGTCATCGCCCGCGAGCGGGGCTTTTTTGAGCGCCACGGTCTCGATGTCGAGCTCTCCAAAGAGGAGAGCTGGGCGAGCGTGCGCGAGGGACTGATCACAGGACGCCTGGATGCCTCCCACGCCCTGGCGGGCACGCCGCTGGCGGTGCAGTTGGGCGCCGAAGGCAAGGCGCCTGCTCCGCTGATAACCGCTATGTCCCTCGACCTCAACGGCAACGCCATCACCTTTTCCAAGCGCCTCTGGCAGGCCGGGGTGCGCAGCGGCGCGGATCTCAAAAAAATCATCGCCACCGGCAAGGTGGGCCGCACCCTCACCGGAGCGATGGTCTCCGCCTCCTCGATGTACAACTACAACCTCTGCTACTGGTTGGCCCACCACGATATCCACCCCTACCGCGATGTGCGCCTGATCACCCTGACCCCGGCCCAGTTGATTGCCAATCTCGAAGCGGGCAATATCGATTTTTTCTGCGTCACCGAACCGTGGAACACCCGCGCCCACGCCGAGGGCGCCGGGTTTACGGTCATTGCCGATCGCGACGTGTGGGGCGGTCACCCGGAGAAGGTGCTCGCCGTCATGGAGCCCTGGGCAAGGACGCACCCCAACACCCACCTCGCGTTAGTCAAAGCGCTCCTTGAAGCCTGCCGCTACTGCGACGAGCCGGCCCATCGCCAGGAGGTGCTGCGCACCCTGTCGCTACGCACCTACCTGGCAGCGCAGCCTTTTTTGCTCGAACCCGCCCTGAGCGGTCGTCTGGACTTCGGCGGCTTCGACGGCGAAGGCAAGGCGACCGCCAGCCTGAAGGATGTACCGGATTTTGTCGTGTTCTTCAAACGGGATGCGGACTACCTGGTCGGAAACGATCAAGCCACCTTCCCCTGGAAGTCCCACGGCCTGTGGATTTTGACCCAGATGGCGCGCTGGGGGCAGATCCCGGCGATCCCGGCCGGGGTGGATAAATTGCTTGACCGGGTCTACAGGGTAGATATTTACCGGCAGGCGGCGGCGGAGCTGGGGATCAAGGCTCCTGCCCAGGACTATAAATCCGAAAACACCTTCATCGACAGGCGGCGGTTCGACCCGTCCAACCCGGTTGCGTATCTTGACAGCTTCGAGATCGCTGCGCGCGCTTGA
- a CDS encoding pentapeptide repeat-containing protein, translating to MWRSGVLAGLAAGLVLPGLVSAQADIQNNYNGAYLEGRSVAEQNLKQAQFYKANLRGVDFSSSDLRGASLFAASLRGANFNKARLDDAELSNADLQGAKLDQAVLAGAYMTAARLKDVSVDGADFTGTIINNQQKTYQCGRATGTNGLTKRQTRRTLGC from the coding sequence ATGTGGCGAAGCGGCGTTTTGGCGGGACTGGCGGCGGGGCTCGTTCTGCCGGGCCTAGTGTCTGCCCAGGCGGACATCCAGAACAACTACAACGGGGCGTACCTGGAGGGACGCTCCGTTGCCGAACAGAACCTCAAGCAGGCCCAGTTCTACAAAGCCAACCTGCGGGGAGTCGACTTCAGCAGCAGCGACCTGCGCGGAGCCAGCCTGTTTGCGGCGAGCCTGCGGGGCGCCAATTTCAACAAAGCGCGCCTGGATGACGCCGAGTTGTCGAACGCCGACTTGCAGGGGGCGAAGCTCGACCAGGCGGTGCTGGCCGGTGCGTATATGACTGCTGCCAGGCTCAAGGACGTCTCCGTCGACGGCGCCGACTTCACCGGGACGATCATCAACAACCAGCAAAAAACCTACCAGTGCGGCCGGGCCACCGGGACCAACGGCCTCACCAAGCGCCAGACGCGCCGGACACTCGGCTGCTAG